One genomic region from Actinocatenispora thailandica encodes:
- a CDS encoding GTP-binding protein encodes MTSSKIVIAGGFGVGKTTLVGSVSEITPLTTEAIMTSASASVDDLAGVPGKSTTTVAMDFGRITIDQDLILYLFGTPGQTRFWFMWDELVRGAIGAIVLVDTRRLADCFAAVDFFEHRGLPYLVAVNCFDGVQLHQLDDVREALAVGPQVPVIPCDARSRESTKQVLITLVEYVLKMRRGAVAPSR; translated from the coding sequence GTGACCTCGTCCAAGATCGTTATCGCCGGCGGTTTCGGCGTCGGAAAGACCACACTGGTCGGATCCGTCTCGGAGATCACGCCGCTGACCACCGAGGCGATCATGACCTCGGCCAGCGCGTCCGTCGACGACCTTGCCGGAGTGCCGGGCAAGAGCACGACGACGGTCGCGATGGACTTCGGCCGTATCACGATCGACCAGGACCTGATCCTCTATCTGTTCGGGACGCCCGGACAGACCCGGTTCTGGTTCATGTGGGACGAGCTGGTGCGCGGCGCGATCGGCGCGATCGTACTGGTGGACACGCGACGGCTGGCCGACTGCTTCGCCGCGGTCGACTTCTTCGAGCACCGTGGCCTGCCGTACCTGGTCGCGGTGAACTGCTTCGACGGCGTCCAGCTGCACCAGCTGGACGACGTGCGGGAGGCGCTTGCGGTGGGTCCGCAGGTGCCGGTGATCCCGTGTGACGCACGGAGCCGGGAGTCCACCAAGCAGGTGCTGATCACGCTGGTGGAGTACGTGTTGAAGATGCGGCGCGGTGCGGTGGCACCGTCCCGGTAG
- a CDS encoding DUF742 domain-containing protein, whose amino-acid sequence MNDPDEPSNALVRPYAVTRGRTRPRVEIAIEALVETTARGRDASVVGGREQQLIAGLCALRVQSLAEIAARMQMPLGVARVLVADMAADGLVAVYEPTAVGDDAVGTELLERVLSGLRRL is encoded by the coding sequence ATGAATGACCCTGATGAGCCGAGCAACGCGCTGGTTCGCCCCTACGCCGTGACCCGTGGCCGGACCCGGCCCCGGGTGGAGATCGCGATCGAGGCGCTGGTGGAGACGACCGCGAGAGGTCGTGACGCCAGCGTGGTCGGTGGGCGGGAGCAACAGCTGATCGCGGGGCTGTGCGCCCTGCGGGTGCAGTCGCTCGCCGAGATCGCCGCACGTATGCAGATGCCTTTGGGAGTGGCTCGGGTGCTGGTCGCGGACATGGCCGCGGACGGACTCGTCGCCGTGTACGAACCGACTGCGGTCGGGGACGACGCCGTGGGCACGGAACTGCTGGAGAGGGTGCTGAGTGGGCTTCGGAGGCTCTGA
- a CDS encoding roadblock/LC7 domain-containing protein, translated as MTTQQIGTQDLGWLLSNFADRVPGVAHAVAVSADGLLLASSRDLPRDRADQLAAIASGLVSLTQGASRCFEGGAVLQTVVEMDNGFLFLMSISDGSSFAVLAARSCDVGQVGYEMALLVDRVGDALTPAPREGTARLS; from the coding sequence ATGACGACCCAGCAGATAGGTACCCAGGACCTCGGTTGGCTGCTGTCCAACTTTGCGGACAGGGTTCCCGGAGTGGCGCACGCGGTCGCGGTCTCCGCCGACGGCCTCTTACTCGCCTCCTCCCGGGACCTGCCCCGCGACCGGGCCGACCAGCTCGCCGCCATCGCGTCCGGGCTGGTCAGCCTGACCCAGGGCGCGTCGAGGTGTTTCGAGGGCGGCGCGGTGTTGCAGACCGTCGTCGAGATGGACAACGGCTTTCTCTTTCTGATGTCGATCAGCGACGGATCCTCGTTCGCGGTGCTGGCTGCCCGGAGTTGTGACGTCGGGCAGGTGGGGTACGAGATGGCATTGCTGGTCGACCGAGTCGGCGATGCGCTCACCCCGGCACCGCGCGAGGGGACCGCACGGTTGAGCTGA